The Candidatus Methanoperedens sp. DNA window TCGGGGCTATCGCAGGCGTGGATGTGGTCATGATAGATACGGGCATCAAGGACGGGCGCTCAACGTTTGAGTTCCTGACAGAAGAGGAACTTAAGCAGTTTGTGTCAAGCGCAAGAAGCTATGGGCTTAAAACAGCAATTGCCGGCACAATAAAATTTGAGGATATTCCGGCGTTGCGGCGTATCTCGCCTGATATTATCGGTGTGAGGGGCTGCGTGTGCGGCGGGGACAGGAATTCCACAATAAAAAGGGAACTTGTGGAGCGATTGAAAACTGAGATAAGCCTTACTAAATAAGCGGTCGGGGCTGCTTCTCATCAGGCTGCACAGGCAGTTTCATGGTATTTACAAGAATGGGGTCGGTTACCTCTTTTGCCCGCTCAAGCAGCAGTTCTTTCCCGCACTGCGTGATGGCAAATATGGGAATGGCTGTGCCGAACTGGGCTATCGTTTTCCCTGCGATACATCCGCGGATCCATTTTGAAGTGCATCCTGTGGTCATATCCACTAAGTTAAGGAATTCCTTTGCCTCATCCTCCGGCATCCCTGTAGTATGTACACCAAAACAAATGACCTGGATTTTATGCTTTTCCTCAAGCTCGCGAATTGCCTTCATGTCTTTTGCATTTGTGACGGATACGCCGATTTTTTTAAATCCCAGCCCGATGGCTTTTTTCACGCCTGCAACCTGGTCAAGCGCCGCAGTTGCCGGGTCAAGAACTATGCCGCCGACATCCTCTATGCGTTTGATGAGCCTGGGTATCGGTGTGGTCTCAACCAGTCCTGAGATGCGGGAGCCCATGCCCTGAGCAAGCTTTGGATTGCTCGTAATCACAGTGCCTGCGCCATCGCATGCAGTCACGCATGTATCTACGAGACCGCGGCGCAGCCCTGTCATGAAGGTCTCGCTTGCCCCGAATCCCACGAAGATTTCCATCTCGATAGCTCTGTCTTCGGTGAAGATGCCGAAATCCTTCATCCTGAATTCGATATTCTCCTTTGCGGTCTTAGATGTGAATTTCTTTATCCCGCGAACCTTATCAAAAATGGGACAGTATTCGGTCTTCGGTTCCCCTACTTCAACCACTTTTCCACTCTCCACAACCACGCGGGTCTTTCCGAGAGCTTCCATTACATGCCTGTCTTTTGGTTTTGCCATGATTATCAATATTGGTCTTGTAGGTATTAATCGTTAAGATTTCGACAAATTTTAATAAGTTGAGGCAAAATTTGCCTGATTTGCGCACTTTTTCGAGTAGAGAAAAATATAAATGTTCTTAAACATATTTCCTTCTAATTCAAAGGCACCTGGGAGGAAACTAAAATGAAAACGATGTTGTATATTGGCGCTTTGGTAGTATTGTTGTTAAGCGGGTGCATCGGAAATATACCAGAAACGCAAGCTCCTGAAATACATAGAAACTTCTCGGTAGAGGTTGTGGATTCCAATAAAATGCCAGTGGAGAACGCAGAGGTTTATATTGTCGAGTATAAAGATCAGTTTACTCCGAATAGCACAATAGTAAAGCTGATTACCGACTCCGAAGGAAAAGCCGAGATTAAGAACACCTGGAACACTTATTTGTTTAGCTGGGGCAATGTTCCTGGAATAGATAACGACAGACTACTGTGGGTGCTGCATAATGATTTCATTACCGAGGGTGAGGGTCTGGAGAATGCGACAATCATCAAAATCGATGATGGAAACACCATCAGGGTCTTTAGCGGGGAGAAATCAGTCGAGATACAGCTCAACAAAGACAAGAAAGGGGCAGTGCTGAAAACTAGCAGCTCTCCAGGACTAACCTCTCCTCTAGAAATAAAACAAGAAAACGGTAAGCTTAACATATACATGAGTGCTGTCTATTATTCTTATTTTGCAGAGAAAAGAGGTTTTTTTCCCAGTGTCGGGGATGGTGGAAGTTCAGAAGATGAAATAAAAGTTACGGCAGAGCTAGGAGGCCCATTAGAAGGACCATATCTTGTTTATTATTTGCCTCAATGGATAATAAAAATAACACCCGGACAGAAAGCCACGTTTCCTGTTGAACTCATTTCGCATAACGGATTTGAAGGCTTTGTAAAACTTAGCAGGGATAAAGGTTTTCCCAAAGAGTTTCAGGTAGGCATGGAAAGCGATGGGTTATGGATTTCCAAAGGAGAAACGCGAACTGTAGACTTTTATATAAATGTCCCGCAGGGTTATGAATTTCTTAGTCAAACAAATACAATTTCAGGAAGTAT harbors:
- a CDS encoding DUF2099 family protein, with protein sequence MAKPKDRHVMEALGKTRVVVESGKVVEVGEPKTEYCPIFDKVRGIKKFTSKTAKENIEFRMKDFGIFTEDRAIEMEIFVGFGASETFMTGLRRGLVDTCVTACDGAGTVITSNPKLAQGMGSRISGLVETTPIPRLIKRIEDVGGIVLDPATAALDQVAGVKKAIGLGFKKIGVSVTNAKDMKAIRELEEKHKIQVICFGVHTTGMPEDEAKEFLNLVDMTTGCTSKWIRGCIAGKTIAQFGTAIPIFAITQCGKELLLERAKEVTDPILVNTMKLPVQPDEKQPRPLI